DNA sequence from the Candidatus Limnocylindrales bacterium genome:
TCGCAGCTCCGACGTGCGCTTCGTGCGAACGTGGACGAGGGATCAGGTAGCGACGTCCACGGAGAAGAAGCTCGTCCTGAAGTAGCGCGGACGCCAGGGCCTGTCCCGGCTGCCCGGCGTCAGGACCACGACGCGCGGGCCGCGGCGCCGGTCGCGAACGCAGAAGTCGCAGAGCCGCTCTGTCACGGCTACCGTCGCGAAGCGGACGGTCGGGCCCACCCGGCCGTGAACGCGAGGAGGCCTACGGACCATGAGACTCGTTTTCGCAGCTCTTGCAGCTTTGCTTTTTCTTCAGCCCGCGACGGCGGCGTCCGCCGACGAGACGACCATCGAGGGCAACATCATCTGCGCCAAGTGCAACCTGAAAACCGAAGGTCTCCGGGAGTGCCAGAACGTCCTGTCCGTCAAGGACGACGCAGGCGCGGAGACACACTACTGGCTGGCCAAGAATGAAGTCGCCAAGGCGTACGGCGAGGTCTGCATGGACGTTCGGCCCGTGACGGTGACGGGAACCGTCGAGGACAAAGGGGGAAAAAAGTGGATCGCTCCGAGCAAGATCGATCCCCGTCCCGGGTCCTGAAGTAGCGCCGGTTCCGCCGGCACCGCATGGCAGCGAGCCTGCGCGTTTGCACCGGCACCGATCCGTCGTACGACTGCCGTTGTTGCGCCACCGACGCATGGCCTTGCAGGTCGGCCGGCGAGGAGCCCTGCCGTGCAACCGATGAAACGACTTCTCTTCGGCGTCCTTGGGGCCTACGACTGGATGCGCTTCGGCGTCTTCAACCGCCTGCACTACGAGGGGCGCGAGCACCTGGCCAACCTTCCCTCCAAGGGAGTGCTCTTCGTCTCCAATCATCTCACCTACTACATGGACGTGCTGGCCATCCATCACGCCATCGCAGGCCCGCGCTGCTCGCCGCTAGACGGCTTTCGCGCCAACCTCAACGTCCGGTTCGTGGCAGCCGTCGAGACGCTCAACAACCGCGGGCTGGTTCCTAAGATCTTCAACTACACGGGTGCCGTTCCCATCCGCCGCACGTGGCGCACGGGCGAACGCGACGTCAAGCGCGCGGTCGATCCAGGCGACGTGCAACGCATCGGTGCGGCGCTGCGGCGTGGCTGGCTCATCACGTTTCCGCAGGGCACCACGACGCCCGGCGCGCCCGTACGCAAAGGCGCGGCCCACATCATTCGAGAGCACATGCCCGTCGTCGTCCCTGTCAGCCTCGAAGGGTTCGACCGGGCATTCAGCAAAAAGGGTTTTCGCCGCATCGCCAGCGGTGTCGACCTGATGGTGCGTTTCGGGACGCCGCTGGCGATCAAGGCCGACGACACTGTCGACCACATCACCGACCTGCTGACCGAGGTGATGTCGCAGCGTGCGCTAGCTTGAGCGACGCGGCGGTCCGGATCAGTCCTCGGCTTCCGGCGTCGGCGCGACCGTTGTCGTGGTGGTGGAGGCTTCGACCTCCGCCGCTGCCGCCGGCAATGGACAATTGGGTGCGACCACGATCCCCACGGCAAGCTTCAGAATGGCCAGGGCGTCGGATGCGGTGACCGTACCGTTGCCGTTGAAGTCGCAGACCGCCAGCGGGCAGGTCGCGGTTCCGACGGCCGTGCGCAGCGCACCGAGCGCGTCGCTCGCGGTGAGAGTGCCGCTCCCGTTGAAGTCTCCGCACAGCGGGCCTTCGGGCAGCGTCGTGGTCGTCGTCGTGGTGGTGTCGCCGCAGCCCGGGATCGGGGTACCGGTGCAGACGCCGAGCGCACAGTGGTCACCGCTGGTGCATTCCTGCCCGTCGTCGCACGCCGCCGTATTGTTGACGTGCGCGCAGCCGGTGGCGACCTGACAGACGTCGTTGTCGCAAGGGTTGGCGTTGGCGCAGACGGCGTCGTTCGGCGTGTGCGTGCAGGCGTTCTCGGTCTCGTCGCAGCCGTCTGCCGTGCAGGCATGAGCATCGGCACAATTGCGCGTGCC
Encoded proteins:
- a CDS encoding DUF6370 family protein, with the protein product MRLVFAALAALLFLQPATAASADETTIEGNIICAKCNLKTEGLRECQNVLSVKDDAGAETHYWLAKNEVAKAYGEVCMDVRPVTVTGTVEDKGGKKWIAPSKIDPRPGS
- a CDS encoding lysophospholipid acyltransferase family protein, with the protein product MKRLLFGVLGAYDWMRFGVFNRLHYEGREHLANLPSKGVLFVSNHLTYYMDVLAIHHAIAGPRCSPLDGFRANLNVRFVAAVETLNNRGLVPKIFNYTGAVPIRRTWRTGERDVKRAVDPGDVQRIGAALRRGWLITFPQGTTTPGAPVRKGAAHIIREHMPVVVPVSLEGFDRAFSKKGFRRIASGVDLMVRFGTPLAIKADDTVDHITDLLTEVMSQRALA